TTCCTCGGAAACGATCCAGCATGAGATCGCGGCCGCCTCGTCGACGGTGCCCAGCCGACCCATGGGGATCTTGGAGGCCATGTATTCGAGCATCTCGGGGGCGGTATCCTCGTTCATCGGGGTGCGGATGACCGCCGGCGCGAGGCCGTTGACCGTCACGCCCGTGCCGGCGTACTCCTTCCCGATGCCCTTGACCAGGCCCATCACGCCCGACTTGCTCGCCGCGTAGCCGGCCATGCCCGGGTTGCCCTCCTTGCCGCCGATGGAGGCGATTAGCAGGATGCGCCCGTACGACCGCTTGAGCATCGGACCGATCGCGTATTTCGTCATCAGGAACGAGCCGGTCAGGTTGATGTCGACCACCTGGCGAAACGACGCCGCGTCGTAGTCGAGAATCTTGGTCGACGTCGGTCCGACCACGCCGGCGCAGTTGATCATCACGTCGAGCCGGCCGAAACGGCCGACCACATCGTCGATGGCCTCCTTCACGCCGGGCTCGCTGGTCACGTCCACCCCGTAGGTGGCGGCGTCCATCTCATCGGACCGGAAGCCCGCCGCGGCCTTGTCCAGCAGGGCCTGGTCGCGGTCGAACAAAACGACCGTAGCGCCCTCACGCGCCAGCCGGCGACCGATCGCCAGCCCGATCCCGCTCGCGCCGCCCGTCACGATGGCGACCTGGTTTTCGAATCGATTCATGGTAGGGGTTCAAGGATGGAGGTTCAATGTGCAAGGATTGGGAGGGAAGGTCCGCGAACGACGTCCTTGAACCTCAAACCTTGAACCTTGCACCGTTACCCTCAATGGTTCGGATTCGGCACGTCGCTGCCGGACTTGCCCTGGAGGAAGTCGAAGTCGGCGCCGGTGTCGGCTTGCATGACGTGGTTGAGGTACATGCTGACGTACCCGCGGTCCGTGTGGGGCGATCGGGGCGTCCAGGCGGCGCGCCGGCGGGCGATTTCGGCTTCGGGGACGTCCAGATGGAGCTTTCGCGCCGGCACGTCGAGTTCGATCATGTCGCCGTCCTGCACCAGCGCGAGCGTCCCGCCGATGGCGGACTCGGGGGCGACATGCAGCACCACGGTGCCGTACGCCGTCCCGCTCATGCGGCCGTCGGAGATGCGGACCATGTCGCGCACGCCCTCCTCCAGCACCTTTTTGGGCAGCCCCATGTTGCCCACTTCCGGCATGCCCGGATACCCTTTCGGGCCGACGTTTTTCAGGACGAGGACCGAGTCCTTCGTCACGTTGAGGTTCGGGTCGTCGATCCGGTCGTGGTAGTCGTCGTAGTCCTCGAAAACGACCGCCGGCCCGCGATGCCGCATCAGTTCGGGCGAGGCGGCGGACGGCTTGATGATGGCGCCGTCTTCGGCGAGGTTGCCGCGCAGTACGGCCAGGCCGGCGTGATCGAGCAGCGGCTCCGCCGCCGGCGTGATCACGTCCGTGTTGTAGTTCGGCGCCTCCTCATTGTTTTCGCCAAACGACTTGCCCGTCACGGTCAGCGCCCCGAGATGCAGCCGGTCCCGGATTTCGGCGACGACGGCGGGCAGGCCGCCGGCGTAGTAGAAATCCTCCATCAGGTATTTGCCCGACGGCATCAGGTTGACGAGTAGCGGCATCTCGCTGCCGAGCCGGTCGAAATCCTCCAGCGAAAGATCGATCCCGACCCGGCCGGCGATGGCCAGCAGATGGATGACGAAATTCGTGGATCCCCCCACCGCGGCGTTCACCCGGATCGCGTTCTCGAAGGCCTGCCGCGTGAGGATCTGGGAGAGCTTGAGGTC
This sequence is a window from Rhodothermales bacterium. Protein-coding genes within it:
- a CDS encoding dihydroxy-acid dehydratase yields the protein LGLTLPGAAAIPAPDSRRRRLAHMTGMRIVEMVREDLKLSQILTRQAFENAIRVNAAVGGSTNFVIHLLAIAGRVGIDLSLEDFDRLGSEMPLLVNLMPSGKYLMEDFYYAGGLPAVVAEIRDRLHLGALTVTGKSFGENNEEAPNYNTDVITPAAEPLLDHAGLAVLRGNLAEDGAIIKPSAASPELMRHRGPAVVFEDYDDYHDRIDDPNLNVTKDSVLVLKNVGPKGYPGMPEVGNMGLPKKVLEEGVRDMVRISDGRMSGTAYGTVVLHVAPESAIGGTLALVQDGDMIELDVPARKLHLDVPEAEIARRRAAWTPRSPHTDRGYVSMYLNHVMQADTGADFDFLQGKSGSDVPNPNH
- a CDS encoding SDR family NAD(P)-dependent oxidoreductase; its protein translation is MNRFENQVAIVTGGASGIGLAIGRRLAREGATVVLFDRDQALLDKAAAGFRSDEMDAATYGVDVTSEPGVKEAIDDVVGRFGRLDVMINCAGVVGPTSTKILDYDAASFRQVVDINLTGSFLMTKYAIGPMLKRSYGRILLIASIGGKEGNPGMAGYAASKSGVMGLVKGIGKEYAGTGVTVNGLAPAVIRTPMNEDTAPEMLEYMASKIPMGRLGTVDEAAAISCWIVSEEASFNTGFVFDLSGGRATF